Proteins co-encoded in one Neodiprion lecontei isolate iyNeoLeco1 chromosome 3, iyNeoLeco1.1, whole genome shotgun sequence genomic window:
- the LOC124293471 gene encoding embryonic polarity protein dorsal-like — MKLEQNSNTSIKSLDDALETIDTVEHCKEENDTGTMHLGSDRDTLGTASVESENIQTAPYIKIIEQPASKAVQFRYRNEDRGISIIPGVNSTRAKKTYPSIQIEGYEGSVAVVVSCVAKDSPYKPHPHQLVGNDFCKYGCYRAKIPPESRKVIFGHLGIQRVKRSEIEEALEMKEKKGVDPYKTGFSHKVTPIDIDMNVVRLCFEVYREGTTKGLFDVPFQPVVSDPIYNKKALSKLVIVDLSSNYCNVEGGKQIILLCDKVPKEDVQVRFFEKQTGWKCQATIKNIHRQVAISFTAPPYHNFDVNDSVPVFVELFRPSNGDISNAFPFVFHPKKSGTKLRREKKYTYDIRDNKTYKEIQTASIEHGEHISNNKS; from the exons ATGAAACTGGAGCAAAATTCGAACACGAGTATTAAGAGTTTAGATGATGCGT TGGAAACCATTGATACAGTGGAGCATTGCAAAGAGGAAAATGACACAGGTACCATGCACCTGGGAAGTGATCGAGACACTCTGGGTACAGCCTCGGTTGAGTCAGAAAACATCCAAACAGCACCTTATATAAAAATCATCGAACAACCAGCGAGTAAAGCTGTTCAATTTCGGTATAGAAATGAAGACAGAGGCATTTCCATTATTCCTGGGGTGAATAGTACACGTGCAAAGAAAACTTACCCTAGTATACAA ATAGAAGGCTACGAAGGTTCAGTAGCTGTCGTCGTATCTTGTGTTGCTAAAGATTCACCGTATAAACCGCATCCACATCAGTTAGTAGGTAATGACTTCTGTAAATACGGATGCTACAGAGCAAAAATTCCCCCCGAAAGTAGAAAGGTGATATTTGGTCATCTTGGAATTCAGCGTGTCAAGAGAAGCGAAATTGAAGAAGCCTTagaaatgaaggaaaaaaagggCGTTGACCCCTACAAGA CTGGGTTTTCACACAAAGTTACACCGATTGATATCGATATGAATGTAGTTAGGCTCTGTTTCGAAGTCTATCGGGAAGGTACTACCAAAGGATTATTTGATGTCCCATTTCAACCTGTAGTTTCAGATCCCATTTATAATAAAA AGGCATTATCAAAATTAGTTATCGTTGATCTCAGCTCCAACTATTGCAATGTAGAAGGCGGTAAGCAGATAATTCTGTTGTGTGATAAAGTTCCCAAAGAAGATGTTCAAGTTCGCTTTTTCGAGAAGCAAACTGGTTGGAAGTGTCAGGCAACCATCAAAAACATTCATCGTCAG GTGGCGATATCATTTACAGCTCCACCGTATCACAATTTTGACGTGAACGATTCTGTACCTGTCTTTGTGGAATTATTTAGGCCTTCAAACGGTGATATAAGCAATGCGTTTCCATTTGTATTTCACCCTAAAAAATCAG GAACCAAGTTacgcagagaaaaaaaatatacttacgACATCAGAGACAACAAAACTTATAAGGAAATTCAGACGGCATCAATTGAGCATGGTGAGCACATATCTAACAATAAATCCTAA